Proteins from a single region of Chitinivibrionales bacterium:
- a CDS encoding Hsp20 family protein yields the protein MELVRYNHPTSLATLFDDLFENSFGWSNREISNNVYPSVDIEEHEDHYALKADLPGLNKKDIAIRVENGTLTLSGEKKHESKKKEKDTYSYYERSFGRFERSFALPDNVDAEHIDAHYKDGVLEVDLKKKPESKPKAIEVKVG from the coding sequence ATGGAACTGGTAAGGTACAATCATCCAACATCACTCGCCACTCTTTTTGATGATCTGTTTGAAAATTCATTTGGATGGAGCAATCGTGAGATTTCCAACAATGTGTATCCTTCGGTTGATATCGAAGAGCATGAAGACCATTATGCTTTAAAAGCCGATCTTCCGGGACTCAATAAAAAGGATATCGCTATCCGGGTTGAGAACGGAACGCTGACACTGAGTGGCGAAAAGAAACACGAATCGAAGAAAAAAGAGAAAGACACATACTCCTATTACGAGCGTTCGTTTGGGCGTTTTGAGCGGTCATTTGCTCTTCCGGATAATGTGGATGCTGAGCATATCGATGCTCATTACAAAGACGGGGTTCTGGAAGTGGACCTTAAAAAGAAGCCCGAATCAAAGCCAAAGGCGATTGAGGTGAAAGTGGGATAA